One stretch of Spirochaetota bacterium DNA includes these proteins:
- a CDS encoding FecR family protein, with amino-acid sequence MKHILILMASIVTLAYAKDGVKAQASVVGGDVRYYEARESKSQPLTERTELSAGSRIVTGRDGSAELTLSDGSLLRIGPNTKIDLKTLAFSAGERRVSTKVSAGKLFASIKKMTQSTFDEVIFETPTAVAAVRGTEFGMKVNDDGSSSLFVKNGSMLFGDQMVADGMIAQAASDGTVTPPRTATAEESKDMTTVTDATSAPKGTATDGGSATPPSDGGSAPKKDDGDPLKFNMGLGIDSVSINGENWTRIHALPELNVWKFGIALDVEVFISPSGSLSAKGWDFSSTQAAVDTLLRKFYYIRFNKKENVVQGNELFFGKFGTLTGVTIGEGLIMNNYANTLGYPIDKQLGLEIALGNIGPMKFGMEGMVNNVADIAGGGPIVGTRLFFSPLAPTKAPLFDRMQIGLTFVGDINQYASKSLKDGFTVTTNITGPAYVDFTNTYHLTNNPVLSVTTTLAVDAGISDFFGIAGADLIIPIGDNLKIYGQYAANLDTRQSADGNEAQGWGLSAPGMHLFFKPFFSMRLEYRLFNGYFRGQYFDYQYDYRRANFGPGGVVVTADSLLSPQNVNGVYGTVTVGLYLIDVIVSYEHLFSSGSLNDINFEARAVLNKDLLKGIPVIKDYLGEANAYYIKRHILNYQSFFTATANVIAGAKLGIKLGGNTMFVYELQLTYRYNEAGLLIPDSKMNIGAMTVF; translated from the coding sequence ATGAAACACATACTCATCCTCATGGCATCGATCGTTACGCTGGCATATGCCAAGGACGGCGTAAAGGCCCAGGCGAGCGTTGTCGGCGGCGATGTCCGCTATTATGAAGCGCGCGAATCGAAATCGCAGCCGCTTACTGAGAGGACGGAACTTTCAGCGGGGAGCCGCATCGTCACCGGGCGCGACGGGAGCGCCGAGTTGACGCTCTCCGACGGGAGCCTCTTACGTATCGGTCCGAATACGAAGATAGACTTAAAGACGCTCGCGTTCTCCGCCGGTGAACGGCGCGTGAGCACCAAGGTATCGGCGGGGAAACTGTTCGCATCGATAAAGAAGATGACGCAATCGACGTTCGATGAAGTGATATTCGAGACGCCGACCGCAGTGGCGGCCGTGCGCGGCACGGAGTTCGGCATGAAGGTCAATGACGACGGGAGTTCATCGCTCTTCGTCAAGAACGGCTCCATGCTCTTCGGCGATCAGATGGTCGCCGACGGCATGATAGCGCAGGCAGCAAGCGACGGGACCGTTACACCGCCCCGGACTGCTACCGCCGAGGAATCGAAGGATATGACGACGGTGACCGATGCGACGTCCGCGCCAAAGGGAACCGCGACCGACGGCGGGTCTGCGACGCCTCCGTCCGACGGGGGAAGTGCACCGAAGAAGGACGACGGCGATCCGCTCAAATTCAATATGGGCCTCGGTATCGATTCTGTCTCGATCAACGGCGAGAACTGGACGCGCATCCATGCGCTCCCGGAATTGAACGTATGGAAGTTCGGCATTGCCCTCGATGTCGAAGTGTTCATAAGCCCCAGCGGCAGTCTTTCGGCAAAGGGGTGGGATTTTTCATCCACGCAGGCGGCAGTGGACACGCTGCTCCGGAAATTCTACTACATTCGCTTCAATAAGAAAGAGAACGTCGTTCAGGGTAATGAGCTTTTTTTTGGCAAATTCGGCACGCTCACCGGGGTGACGATAGGCGAAGGCCTTATCATGAACAATTATGCGAACACGCTCGGCTATCCGATCGACAAGCAGCTCGGGCTTGAGATCGCGCTCGGCAATATCGGACCGATGAAGTTCGGCATGGAAGGGATGGTGAACAATGTCGCGGACATCGCCGGCGGCGGACCGATAGTCGGGACACGCCTTTTCTTCTCGCCCCTCGCGCCGACAAAGGCGCCGCTCTTTGACCGGATGCAGATAGGGCTTACATTCGTCGGTGATATCAATCAGTATGCTTCGAAATCGCTTAAGGACGGGTTCACGGTCACCACGAACATCACCGGTCCGGCGTATGTGGATTTCACGAACACGTATCATCTCACGAATAATCCGGTATTGTCCGTGACGACGACGCTCGCTGTCGACGCAGGCATCAGCGATTTCTTCGGTATTGCCGGCGCCGATCTTATCATACCGATCGGGGATAATCTTAAGATCTACGGTCAGTATGCGGCCAATCTCGATACGCGCCAGAGTGCGGACGGCAATGAAGCGCAGGGCTGGGGATTATCGGCCCCGGGCATGCATCTCTTCTTTAAGCCGTTCTTCAGCATGCGGCTCGAGTATCGCCTCTTCAACGGCTATTTCCGCGGGCAGTACTTCGATTATCAGTACGACTATCGCCGTGCGAATTTCGGCCCCGGCGGTGTCGTCGTGACCGCGGATTCGCTTCTTTCACCGCAGAACGTCAACGGCGTGTACGGGACCGTCACCGTCGGATTGTATCTCATCGACGTCATTGTCTCGTACGAGCATCTCTTTTCGAGCGGCAGTCTCAACGATATCAACTTCGAGGCGCGCGCCGTGCTCAATAAGGACCTCCTCAAAGGGATACCGGTCATTAAGGATTACCTCGGCGAGGCGAACGCGTACTACATCAAGCGGCACATCCTCAATTACCAGTCGTTCTTCACTGCCACCGCGAACGTGATAGCCGGGGCGAAGCTCGGCATTAAGCTCGGCGGCAATACGATGTTCGTCTATGAGCTTCAGCTCACCTATCGCTACAACGAGGCCGGTCTCCTGATACCGGATTCCAAGATGAATATCGGCGCCATGACGGTGTTCTAG
- a CDS encoding AAA family ATPase — MGETDRSAAFERYFSDITQTVAALERLAEHYRSTRAGKRESDLLIDDVLPPADVTALMGDVEERAAKLRTYASYGFNIDKLIAKYDLNLKEQFILFSMIVRSLYEDGTAVALKRILELASVRGELYVTNYQYLAPTAPLIANGILAVTRDAANPEALPDFLRSQVSFADSRTLFVLLEQAPWNYLERAAETECRKRSERKFESIIERITPKEIVAELNRSVVGQTRAKRVLAVQAYLHYLRVKKSDAVPLRSNIMMIGPTGVGKTFLAKKLAEILAIPFTRADVTTLTETGYVGDDVEIVLYDLVREAGGDQALAEKGIVFLDEVDKIAKAETHQSTTGNPSDKAVQEALLSMLNGERIRVPETGDRRTMHSGEGLLMNTHNILFIFGGAFVGLDKIIADRMKGDTTLGFNASLTRNSEERDTLLKQVDMKDLEKFGMIPEFLGRIPIVVPLTKLTKSEMESILTTSPDSPLIKYAEFFRAMGKRLVISGDAVASIVDRAIAMDTGARALKSVVENIMVNVLYHYEDITGGSLKITKRLVAQALDEDMTAVPAGAVETKKMA; from the coding sequence ATGGGCGAAACCGACCGTTCCGCGGCATTTGAGCGCTATTTCAGCGATATCACCCAGACAGTAGCGGCGCTCGAACGCCTGGCCGAACACTACCGCAGCACGCGTGCCGGGAAACGAGAGAGCGATCTTCTCATCGACGACGTTCTCCCCCCTGCCGATGTCACCGCGCTCATGGGCGATGTCGAGGAGCGTGCCGCGAAACTTAGGACCTACGCATCGTACGGCTTTAACATCGATAAACTCATCGCCAAGTACGACCTCAACCTCAAGGAGCAGTTCATACTTTTCAGCATGATCGTGCGTTCGCTTTATGAGGACGGCACGGCGGTGGCGCTCAAACGCATCCTTGAGCTTGCGAGCGTTCGCGGCGAGCTCTACGTGACGAATTATCAATACCTTGCCCCGACGGCGCCGCTCATCGCCAACGGCATACTCGCCGTTACGCGCGATGCGGCGAACCCCGAGGCGCTCCCGGATTTTCTGCGCTCGCAGGTGAGCTTTGCGGACAGCAGAACGCTTTTTGTGCTCCTTGAGCAGGCGCCGTGGAATTACCTCGAACGCGCGGCGGAGACGGAATGCCGGAAGCGCTCGGAGCGGAAATTCGAATCGATAATCGAACGGATAACGCCCAAGGAGATAGTCGCTGAGCTCAACCGTTCTGTCGTCGGGCAGACGCGCGCGAAACGCGTGCTCGCCGTGCAGGCGTATCTGCATTATCTCCGCGTGAAGAAGAGCGACGCGGTCCCGCTGCGATCGAACATCATGATGATAGGCCCCACCGGTGTCGGCAAGACGTTCCTTGCGAAAAAGCTCGCCGAAATACTCGCCATACCGTTCACCCGTGCGGATGTCACCACGCTCACCGAGACCGGTTATGTCGGGGACGATGTCGAGATCGTGCTCTATGATCTTGTCCGCGAAGCGGGGGGCGATCAGGCGCTCGCGGAAAAGGGCATCGTGTTCCTCGATGAAGTGGATAAGATCGCGAAAGCGGAAACGCATCAGTCGACGACGGGCAACCCCTCCGACAAGGCCGTGCAGGAAGCGCTCCTTTCCATGCTCAACGGCGAACGCATACGCGTCCCGGAAACGGGCGACCGCCGCACGATGCACTCGGGCGAAGGCCTTCTCATGAACACGCACAATATCCTGTTCATCTTCGGCGGCGCCTTCGTCGGTCTCGATAAGATAATCGCCGACCGCATGAAGGGTGATACCACGCTCGGGTTCAATGCATCGCTCACGCGGAATTCCGAGGAGCGCGATACGCTTCTCAAACAGGTGGATATGAAGGACCTTGAGAAATTCGGCATGATACCGGAATTCCTCGGACGCATTCCCATCGTCGTACCGCTCACCAAGCTCACGAAGTCGGAGATGGAATCGATACTCACCACGAGCCCGGATTCCCCGCTCATCAAATACGCCGAGTTCTTCCGCGCCATGGGCAAGCGCCTTGTCATCAGCGGCGACGCGGTGGCTTCCATTGTCGATCGGGCTATCGCCATGGACACCGGGGCGCGCGCGCTGAAAAGCGTCGTCGAGAACATCATGGTGAACGTTCTTTACCATTATGAGGACATTACCGGCGGATCGCTCAAGATAACGAAGCGTCTGGTCGCTCAAGCGCTCGATGAGGACATGACCGCTGTGCCAGCGGGTGCGGTAGAAACGAAAAAGATGGCATAG